Proteins from a genomic interval of Ramlibacter algicola:
- the miaA gene encoding tRNA (adenosine(37)-N6)-dimethylallyltransferase MiaA, translating into MPTSPPRFLALAGPTASGKSDAALALARELGGEIVSVDSALVYRGMDIGTAKPTAAERAAVPHHLVDIREPTQPYSAAEFSADARRVIGEIAQRGRLPLLVGGTMLYFKALFEGLDALPPADPELRSQIEAEAVQHGWPALHAELARVDPAAAQRLAPNDAQRIQRALEVFRATGQPLSAFHGAQRSEGWRPAALLSLEPTDRAWLHERIERRFDAMLAAGFLDEVRALRARGDLHPGLPSMRSVGYRQAWEALDGQLPMDQLRDRGVFATRQLAKRQLTWLRSMEREVIPCDAPGVVPALLAAARKALA; encoded by the coding sequence GTGCCGACTTCCCCTCCCCGCTTCCTCGCGCTCGCCGGTCCCACCGCCTCCGGCAAGTCGGATGCCGCGCTGGCGCTCGCACGCGAGCTCGGGGGCGAGATCGTCAGCGTCGATTCGGCGCTGGTCTACCGCGGCATGGACATCGGCACCGCCAAGCCGACGGCGGCCGAACGCGCCGCGGTGCCGCACCACCTGGTCGACATCCGCGAGCCCACGCAGCCGTACAGCGCGGCGGAGTTCAGCGCCGACGCGCGGCGCGTCATCGGCGAGATCGCGCAGCGCGGGCGCCTGCCGTTGCTGGTGGGCGGGACGATGCTGTATTTCAAGGCGCTGTTCGAAGGCCTCGACGCGCTGCCGCCGGCCGATCCGGAACTCCGTTCGCAGATCGAAGCCGAAGCGGTGCAGCATGGCTGGCCCGCGCTGCACGCCGAGCTGGCGCGCGTGGACCCCGCGGCGGCACAGCGGCTGGCGCCGAACGACGCGCAGCGCATCCAACGCGCGCTGGAGGTGTTCCGCGCGACCGGGCAACCGCTCAGCGCCTTCCACGGGGCGCAGCGCAGCGAAGGCTGGCGTCCGGCCGCCTTGCTGTCGCTCGAGCCCACGGACCGCGCCTGGCTGCACGAGCGCATCGAGCGCCGCTTCGACGCCATGCTGGCCGCCGGCTTCCTCGACGAAGTGCGGGCGCTCCGGGCGCGGGGCGACCTGCATCCCGGGCTGCCCAGCATGCGCAGCGTCGGCTACCGGCAGGCATGGGAAGCGCTCGACGGCCAACTGCCGATGGACCAGCTGCGCGACCGCGGCGTCTTCGCCACCCGCCAGCTCGCCAAGCGCCAGCTCACGTGGCTGCGCAGCATGGAACGCGAGGTGATCCCCTGCGACGCACCGGGCGTGGTCCCTGCCCTGCTGGCCGCCGCGCGCAAGGCCCTCGCATGA
- a CDS encoding ABC transporter ATP-binding protein, which yields MSDTPIATVEGLAKHYGETPIFRGIDLRVARGEFVAIVGESGVGKSTLLHCLAGLDTWDAGRITVAGRDLATLDDAARALLRREAIGFVFQAFHVLPHLDVRQNVALPLMLLQRHDAARVEQALESVGLGGLGERLPQQLSGGQLQRVAIARALVHDPALLLADEPTGNLDPRTADQVLDVLPRRTREQGASLVLVTHSAAAAARADRVLHMTAEGLG from the coding sequence ATGAGCGACACGCCGATCGCCACCGTCGAAGGCCTGGCCAAGCACTACGGCGAGACGCCCATCTTCCGCGGCATCGACTTGCGGGTCGCGCGCGGCGAGTTCGTGGCCATCGTGGGCGAGTCGGGCGTGGGCAAGTCCACGCTGCTGCACTGCCTGGCCGGGCTGGACACCTGGGATGCGGGGCGGATCACGGTCGCGGGCCGCGACCTCGCGACGCTCGATGACGCAGCGCGCGCCCTGCTGCGGCGCGAGGCCATCGGCTTCGTGTTCCAGGCGTTCCACGTCCTGCCGCACCTGGACGTGCGGCAGAACGTGGCGCTGCCGCTGATGCTGCTGCAGCGGCATGATGCGGCGCGCGTGGAGCAGGCGCTGGAGTCGGTGGGCTTGGGTGGCCTGGGCGAGCGGCTGCCGCAGCAGTTGAGTGGCGGGCAATTGCAGCGGGTGGCGATCGCGCGCGCCCTGGTGCACGACCCGGCGCTGCTGCTGGCCGACGAGCCGACCGGCAACCTCGACCCGAGGACGGCGGACCAGGTGCTGGACGTCCTGCCGCGGCGCACGCGCGAGCAAGGCGCGTCGCTGGTGCTCGTCACGCATTCGGCGGCCGCCGCGGCGCGCGCCGACCGCGTGCTGCACATGACCGCCGAGGGCCTGGGCTAG
- a CDS encoding ribbon-helix-helix protein, CopG family: protein MEDKTARFTILIDADRKREFEALCAAQDVTASQMIRRLMREYLSKHGVDPGDKARRPSTRRKTQ, encoded by the coding sequence ATGGAAGACAAGACGGCCCGCTTCACCATCCTCATCGACGCCGACCGCAAGCGCGAGTTCGAGGCGCTCTGCGCGGCCCAGGATGTGACGGCCTCCCAGATGATCCGCCGCCTGATGCGGGAGTATTTGTCCAAACATGGCGTCGACCCCGGCGACAAGGCCAGGCGCCCCAGCACTCGCCGCAAGACGCAGTGA
- a CDS encoding CopG family transcriptional regulator, translating to MEPKTARLTVLIDPRRKEAFEALCHSQDMTPSQVMRRLIRDFMEQNAPAPTAAPRKSATSRKR from the coding sequence ATGGAACCCAAGACCGCCAGGCTCACCGTCCTCATCGACCCGCGCCGCAAGGAAGCCTTCGAGGCCCTCTGCCACAGCCAGGACATGACCCCTTCGCAGGTCATGCGCCGGCTGATCCGCGACTTCATGGAACAGAACGCCCCGGCCCCGACGGCCGCGCCGCGCAAGTCGGCCACCAGCCGCAAGCGCTAG